The genomic DNA AGGTTCTTCAGTCACACAACACAGTCATGCCTTCAGCCAAATGCATCGGCACGCACCACAGATCTGACCCACTCTGTTCCTTTGGGTGTGACAACAAAATGATGCTTGATTATTATAGgcttgttgtttgttttacattaatGTTTTGAGTATTTTTAGGATTGTATCAACGCAGAAATTATCACATTTAATACAGTCCTTAATGGCTTATTATGTTTCCATTATGCAGAggccagtttctaaaatgtgaggattgttctgcattgggtacttttactttgaatactttCAGTAAATGTTCCTGATGATAGACTACtctcatacttttacttaagtgacaAAATTCCAATGCAGgagttttacttgtaacagagttgttgtttttttacactgtggtattagtacttttccttaagtaaatgatctgaatattTTTTCCATCACTGGCTACACCATAATGAAATGTAAATAGGCCAACATCGCAGGTTATTACCTTGCCATGATGGTATAAAAATGTTTACTTGTTTGGGTGTTAAGTTCAAATATAGCCTAgtcctgtaacaattattacataattgtgtaattgtccattttttttacataatcccggtttctttgtttaaccgcaattaattgctaataTTAGCGAAAGTCTTAAGGCTTATGACTCCTAATTGTTGATTtcgtttagatatgccaaattgtaattatacaaGTGATTATGGTCGGACTATGTATTTTTACcatttcaattgttagtttTTGGCACTTGACTCTATAAAGGTCCATAGCAACACAAATTACAAGGGGGATAAAgtgagaaaaaatgttttatgataataaagaggcgtggtttagcctaatccacagcgatcaggagATCCACTTTGCCGTTTAAACAATGTGGaataaaacgtataaaagtccaaatctacacaaaacgcgCAATTAGTAAGTTGACAGcaaatttatatacatggcatttaggaaacctttattacaacgttggcacggtaagatgtccagactagtgcaacagtaattttcgttttATTGCGTCCTGCATATGCGTCGATAATGGTCTCAGGTGAAAGCCAGAGccctgaattttttttttttttttactaaagcagtaggcctatatgaaatcagatgtattacctaccaccatttagttgttttgtgttatttaaattaaatatttataacTCCGCGTATGCTGCATTATAGGCCTAttctattatgtttttatattttaaattgctATGTGTTTTCCTTTACATGAATATACATTTACCCCATAGACCGGAGTAACACTATCATAGTACCCATACTTAGCCTACCTTTTACTTTTCCCCGTCCCTATTTCAAAGCAACTCGGATCTTCGTTGTCTTCTCTCTTCTGTATTAGCCTAGACTAAAAGCCCCGGGAGACCAGTGACCATATTACCGGTGTAATGGTCCTCGAAGAATCCAGTGATCCAGCTCACAGTCACTACAATACACTTCCACAGCCCACACTTCCTTGTTCCACTGCTGGACTAGCCAGGCAGCCTACATACACCTTTCCTGTTATTGTTACAACTTCCTGGCCATCTCAATGAACCAACCAAGAAGTAGGCGACTCAGatattttactaaagtaaaagcaATAACCACACATCCACtgaggaataaataaaaaaaacaaaaacaaaaaactattatCTGTTGATGTAGGCTACAAATCATATAATTTACTATGAAATTCAAGTTTTCAGTAACGTTCTCTACACACTACAGATTACGTCATTTATCTCCCAATCTACAGTCAACCTGGCGTGTCTAATTCCCACTGTAAACACAACCATTCATTTACTTGCAGGGTTTCACCATGAGATGGCGCTTCCTTCACAAGGTGTAGTGCGTTAGCTAAGCTACAGTAACCTACCATTTATGGTAGACTACATTGCAGTAAATGAAGCTTCACTACACTGACGATATCCCCCAGAAACATGTACAGTAGCAAGCTAAGTTCACTCCAAGTCAATGCTGTCTATTGCGAAGTAGTGTAGTTATTGTTCTCCAGTCTCTATTCTAGTTTTAGgtaatttatgtatttattgtagtTAAGTCTATTTAGTTATGGGAATTTAGCCTTTAATTAGGCctattttttcccctttttcttttactgacctcattgtatttgtattttaattcaTGTCAAGTGGCTGCTTCTACATTTCCAATCTATTTATCTGATTAGTActtggaaaaagtcatattttcgTGAGAAAGTCCACAGTGATTTAGCGCAACTGGTAGAGACGGTGCCCCATGTACAGTACCATATTACAGAGCACAGCTACAGGGGTTTGACTCTTCTGTGTCAAACCCGTGTCTTCAAAATGTGtcaaccatttatttatttatttttttccatttctgccCCAACTCCTCTATTTGTAAGCGGGAAGGGAGAGTTAAATTCCACAGTAACAATACCAAAGCTGCGTCCATAATCTCACAACTGTATCTCAGTGTGTGTCAGCCTACACTGTGTAGTAAAGTATTAACAGTCCCCCTTTTGTGTCCTTATTTTGTGTAGACTGTGAAACGTTGCGGTGCCgaaaaaacacattcactcaGATGCTAATGAATGGCTCAATGAAGAGATGATCACCTGTAACCTAGGTTTTGTGAACCCTGCCCACAGACTTTAAAGGCTGAATGATAATATATCCTACAAGCACACCATTTTTTGTGGCTTTGCCTACATTTAGTGTCTttttgtaggctacttttttgttttttcctttagttttatttcatttgattgAGTTGATTGTTGCACAGTaatacagtagcctacaataaCAGTGCCCAATAATTGCCTCTCTTATTGTGTTGAATTTAGATTTGAACCATTTCATTTAttccaaatgcaacaaaaaaaaaaacaagaataagaataaaacaGCAAACGCATTAAAATGCTACATCCGAAAAGGACGAGGAAGATTGGTTTATTTGCTTAgaatctttttttcaacataaatttAATGATAGTACCAAAGCTTCATAATGCTTTATCTGCCCATCACTATATGGataatattatatactgtagaaATATACCTGAATGTACTGGGTTTAAGCCAATCATGGCAAACCAACTGTATGACTGACCACACATTCTGTTGTTACATATGACAATAGAGATAGCTGCAGGCCTGCCTCCTTAAACACTAAAAGGGGTATCTGGCTAAGCCATATTACACTTACTTTCTCACATTTGCCCCATTTAGCCTACCTAACCGGTTTACTTAACCCCACCCCAGTATGCTGTATAGAGTTGCAACGTGGGCGGAGAGTTTTCCATCCAGTCTgtctatttacatttttttcttcgaACAATATTCTCAATGATACTTGACTTAGAAACTTGGGTCTCTACCAGTTAATGTAACAATCATAGCATATCATTTATGTTTGCATTAACCCTGGGCCTAAACTTTTAGCCCCAGGGTTAGGAGTTTTTCAGGAGATAACCCACCCCTcggtttattttagtttagaaTACAGCAGATGTTCTTCACTTTGAGAGAGCTGATACAGCTCAGAAAGTTCTGGAAGCCCAGCTGCCTGAGAAGCACATTTGATAACAAGAAGGCGTTTGGTCAAAATCGGTTTTgtcttttaaacaaaaagatAATTTCTGTCCAACCAAGGAGCAAGGTGCTTCCATGTctgcaaacaaaataaatatgcacAATTTTAATTTCTGTACAATATTTGTCCGATTCAGTGTTGGTAAACAAGACGAAGTTCAACATTTAGCTTCTGGCTGTCTGCTCCTCTCCCAGTAACTCGTCATCTGTGAGATGCTTGTCGTTGTCATAGCGATCACTTTTGAAAGGCTGCAGCTGCTCAGAGGATGCTTAGGGTCGACAATAAACATAGTATTTTCAGGAGGGTTGGTGGGGGAAAGGCCCAGGTGTTTTAGGCACATACCCAGGTAGGCATCTTCTATGAAGATCGGTTTAATATGAGGAGCAGCTACCAGGATCTTAGCAGGCAGGTCCAGGGACATGACGTAGGCCATGCCCAGAGGATATGGAGGGTACTCTGGCTCAGCAATCACGTTTGTTGGCATGTAGAACTTGTTGAATGGGTTTCTCAAAACCGGGCTGTTCCACCACACACAACCCGTCATGTAGTTTTGTTTGGCCGTTCTGTGATCCAGCAACAGTTTAACCAAATTCGGGACATGCAGTAACATATCAGAGTCAATCTTTATGACATAGGAAGCCTCGGCACAGTGCACAGCCAGCCACTCCAGCATCACCATTGTCTTGATGGTCAGATTGCGGTAGCTGTCCTGGAAGTTACTCTGGATcagatcatggtgctgcaggtTCTCCTGTTTGAGCTTCTCCTGCTGCAGCTCAGCATCAGCTCCCCCCGGTCGGCCCAGTATGAAGAGAGTCTCGATCGGCTGACCCAGAACCAGTTTCTCATTTCCCCATGTTTTCCGGATGGTGTCCCGAGCTGCCACGTCACTGGGTGCAACCGGAACCATCAGGACCAGGAAAGGAGTGGTGTTCTTGCACACCGGTGTGTCGTCCATGATAAACTTGTAGTCTCGTGGATAGGCCACATGATACGGCCCAGGATCCTCCCATTGTGGCTCTGATGCGGATGGGGGTCCTGGATTAGCCCTGTTCGAGTTCAACTCCTGGTTACAGTTGCGATAGATGAAGATTATCACTGCTCCCAGGATGCAGATAAAGGTGCGTTCTAAGCATCTGCTCCCCTTCTTCATTAAAACTACACAGAAAAGAGATGTTAAGACATGATACAACTTTTCTCAGCAAATATAATTCTGATAAAACAGCAACACATAATTCAACAAACCACCATATTTGAGacaaaaaaaccccacaatttaatgctttaaaaatgCAGTTAAAAAAGCTGGAAGAAAATGGTGTCCCTTAAATATCAATGTAATGCTTATCAGTACCATGCAGCTAGTTCCAATAGTATATCTTAGATTGGATACTGACACCAACCATATCTCGGAGCAATGCGAACACATACCATGAGAAAACAGTCACAGATCAAAAGAAATATAAGCTTTTGATCTGGGTCAGTAGGTGTGTCTGCTTCTTACAGTGCAGACActttgctgcttgctcctgcctctgctttctccttctcctctgtgagaaactatgagcagtggctcttggatacttataaatcactggactatacattttttgtagacatagtaggctattgccATATTTCAACATGTTTCTGCGTGAGCGTGGCCTACCAATAGCTCAAGCCTGTCCTACAGTGACTGGAAACGTGGAACttagctaaagctaattagcagcaagaTGCCTCCCTTCTCCTTGGATGACTACGacaaactccttcagaagattGCAGTTCTAGAAACCAAAATTCACCAGTTAGAAGTAAACGTGGAAGTGAATGGACCATGTGGgaatgacaccactttaccatggacccaaaacaatggacaaaagcatgctaacacacggCTAATTAGCACCAACAAGACTACAAAGAAACAGGAGGGCTGTGGAACGGGTAATATATTAACGAGTGGTAGTCCTCCCTGGAACTCTTTTGATGCAAAGTCTAAGAGTAAATAattttcctgggaaatgggATGACGACTAACAGGCACTTAACTGcaaacttagcaaatttagcatccattccttGTCAGCCACAGGCTGTCCCAAAGGAcaggaaaatcatttttaaatcaatgacTTTATTATTAAGCTATCTATcttgattttatatttttaactgaaacctggttagaccataataacagtgctgctgtcagctcctcctaacttcagttttatgagtgagaatagagtgaataagaaaggaggtggagtcgccatttcGTTTAATGACTCATCCCAATGTACGCACATATCTTATggaaatgtttcttcttttgaatatgtggctcttcagctaaagTCCTCCCCTCGAGctatatttctaaatatctacaggccacctaaatactgtgcaaccTTCAATGACTTTACTGAACTGCCGTCTACAATCTGTATTAGCTTTGACTGTGCTGGTGATTTTAACActcatgttgacaacccccaggaCAGAAGGACCAAAtaactgtgttgtgtttttgagaactatggactgactcagcatgtgacagagcccacacacaataaggggcacactctggacttgattatctccaagGGTCTAAACATTTtgaaggttgtggtgactgatgctgctctctctgatcattcctgtgttttcgcCAGAAACACAGTTAAGTTAaattaacaaaccctccagtaccagtagcatctgaacttttatctacCAAAGGCCTGCAATTAATTTCActccttcttcaaagacaaaattcagaaaattagacagtCAGTGCCTCCATATCAAGTACCggatatgtgttgtcacagtgtccaggcaaaacaaattctaatatgacacaatttcatacgatcaaccataaaaacctggaggacattatacaacatctgaaaacctcctcctgttgccttgatattctaccaacgggcgtTTGTAAATGTCTCTTctttcaggtatcttcccacaggccgtGAAAACTGCGGTcatcaagccactcttaaaaaagaacaatctagacacgtcactaatgagcaactataggctgATATCAAACCTactatttttaagtaaaatcattgaaaacgTGGTTTTtccaacaactcaaccttttcttgtcactaaacaacagttttgatgccttccagtcgggttttcgaccacaccatagcactgagacggctcttgttaaagtctttaatgacatccacttaaacacagatagtggcaaaatttcagtcttagtattacttgatctcagtgctgcatttgacacggtcgaccatgacatattactagaccgattggaaaactgggttggcctttctggctcagtactaaactggtttgaatcctacttaaagaaTAGGGATTACTTTGTATCTATAGGTAATTatgcatctgagcatacaaatatgacgtgcggagttccccaaagCTCCGttctggagccttttctgtttaacatctacatgcttccactggctcagattatggaaaacaactaAATAAGTTAAcatagttatgcggacgacacacaaatttacataaccttatcgccagggaaCTATAGTCCAATACTACAATAatacaactgactaagtgcattgaacaaattaatgactggatgtgccagaactttcttaaattaaatgaagaaatatactgaggtggttgtttttggggCAAAAGAGGAACAATTAAAAGTCAGTACTCAGtttcaaacgacaatgttaaaaactaCAGACAAAGCCATacatcttggtgtagtcatggactcagacctgaatttcaacagccacattaagacaattacaaagtcagcctattatcaccttaaaggggtggttcagaattttgaaCATAAGACCttatttccaagttagccagtgtgtaaTTTATTAGTGGAGACAGtttaacacttttcatccagtccttccagttacagagtttgctggtgctaggccagcgcaagtcaacagtatctgctagcctgccattaaaaacagtcttacccactccacagtacaccaaaggcaaataaattataaatgccAGACTattgatgtaaatgtctgttgatagaataatgttagaaataaaactacccttgcatcgcattgcaatagttatactttgttccctgcggagtgatattacctaggcaACCGAGAAAGCCAGTTCACATGACAATCacgcaagtttatttacctCCTGCAAGGCTATAaacacacataacgttaccgGTACATGAAAGCACACGGGCtagcaatttgcatgtaaaatgTCCGAGTTTATGTGACTTTTCTGTCAGtaattacctaaagttagcggttagcccagccaggtatctaccaaggatgtagctataccgttagctacactattgtcactctccacaatgcattgaactgtaacgttaactccactaacgttgtcagtctcaatctatcagtagcagctaggctaacgttatgaaaggggctagctttattagctagagtagcctaccaaaagttattaccggttcatcagtagctgttggtgcatctggaaagacggatggaa from Sander vitreus isolate 19-12246 chromosome 2, sanVit1, whole genome shotgun sequence includes the following:
- the LOC144533718 gene encoding beta-1,3-galactosyltransferase 5-like isoform X1; protein product: MITVLLGRLVYYRRDKTTEIGTRKVLMKKGSRCLERTFICILGAVIIFIYRNCNQELNSNRANPGPPSASEPQWEDPGPYHVAYPRDYKFIMDDTPVCKNTTPFLVLMVPVAPSDVAARDTIRKTWGNEKLVLGQPIETLFILGRPGGADAELQQEKLKQENLQHHDLIQSNFQDSYRNLTIKTMVMLEWLAVHCAEASYVIKIDSDMLLHVPNLVKLLLDHRTAKQNYMTGCVWWNSPVLRNPFNKFYMPTNVIAEPEYPPYPLGMAYVMSLDLPAKILVAAPHIKPIFIEDAYLGMCLKHLGLSPTNPPENTMFIVDPKHPLSSCSLSKVIAMTTTSISQMTSYWERSRQPEAKC
- the LOC144533718 gene encoding beta-1,3-galactosyltransferase 2-like isoform X2, coding for MKKGSRCLERTFICILGAVIIFIYRNCNQELNSNRANPGPPSASEPQWEDPGPYHVAYPRDYKFIMDDTPVCKNTTPFLVLMVPVAPSDVAARDTIRKTWGNEKLVLGQPIETLFILGRPGGADAELQQEKLKQENLQHHDLIQSNFQDSYRNLTIKTMVMLEWLAVHCAEASYVIKIDSDMLLHVPNLVKLLLDHRTAKQNYMTGCVWWNSPVLRNPFNKFYMPTNVIAEPEYPPYPLGMAYVMSLDLPAKILVAAPHIKPIFIEDAYLGMCLKHLGLSPTNPPENTMFIVDPKHPLSSCSLSKVIAMTTTSISQMTSYWERSRQPEAKC